In Carya illinoinensis cultivar Pawnee chromosome 16, C.illinoinensisPawnee_v1, whole genome shotgun sequence, a single window of DNA contains:
- the LOC122298421 gene encoding putative disease resistance RPP13-like protein 1 isoform X3 translates to MGGIGKTTLAQLVYNDEKMQSFFDLKAWAYVSEEFDAIKVTKTILKSVTSTSCDDDDLNLLQVKLKEKLKGKKFLVILDDIWNENYHDWSILRAPFEVGAPGSRIVITTRNRGVSSMMGTIQAYCLHVLSNDACLSIFTRHAFGAGDFITHPNLKDIGEKIVIRCKGLPLAAKSFGGLLRFKENPGEWKEVLNKNIWDIPKERSGIVPTLMFSYYHLPAHLKRCFAYCSIFPKDYEFKEQQLVLLWMAEGLIQPQEGEKEMEDLGKEYFQNLLSRSFFQQSNYDSSIFLMHDFINDLAQLVAGDIFFRMEERFGVSKQRKIYKMARHSSQQGGGTKQFEAFSELTCLRTFIAFKLPQSAGCLAPEDPLQLLSKLQCLRVLSLSGYGIYKLPNSIGDLRHLRYLDLSDTPITSMPESITTLYNLQTLILEQCPYLKKLPSTFENLVNLRHLNILNTFSLEEMPPQISKLTCLRTLSHLVVGETSCSGVKELRPLLHLQGTLCISRLENVIEPRDARDAKLIEKSGLDGLLLEWSDNLNESKDRTSELDILSMLHPGGTLKELIIRCYGGARFPSWLRYSSFPNMVLLRIENCKKCTSLPPIGQLPSLKDLSIEGMDSVKNIGAEFYGENCHQTFRSLVTLYFKGMGEWENWISYGEFPHLQKLFIGDCPKLLGKLPNHLPLLEKVVIYGCWQLVVSISSFPELCQVEIERSKGVVRGGKVNFKSLNFMSVSTISEFTSRIKGSDMDGLTMVENLAIFKCKELAHLWTDDVGSLPQLPCLRVLKLEGCTKLVSLVAEKVEEQLQLGMPSMVREIKIQNCIVLESLPKAMMYNNTCLEYIQIVKCDSLLYFAKVQLPPTLKRLEIIHCKNMLVLLNGDNTNCSSNTSLLEYLYIENCPSLKSLTSSGELPVRLKQLSIRYCQKLETIAKRFEHNSFLEIIRISSCESLVSLPTGILSLCHIDEIDICNCATLVCFPEEELLTANLRLLQISGCEKMQALPNCIHRLASLQELQIKACPGILFFPEEGFPINLRSLVISDLNITEALFEWGLHRLTSLSRLVISGGCQHLTSFPEKKLPADSLTNLTIERFPNLETLSSEGFRSLTSLEQLRIEECGKLTSIPEDGLPFSLLKLIIYKCEKLTSFPENGLPLSLQQLSINRCPLLTLQGRNPFDEN, encoded by the coding sequence ATGGGAGGTATTGGGAAGACAACTCTCGCTCAACTTGTATACAATGATGAAAAGATGCAAAGCTTTTTTGACCTGAAAGCATGGGCTTATGTTTCTGAAGAATTTGATGCTATTAAGGTgacaaaaacgattttaaaatcTGTCACCTCTACAAGCTGCGATGATGATGATCTCAATTTATTGCAAGTCAAACTAAAGGAGAAACTAAAGGGGAAGAAGTTTCTAGTCATTCTGGATGATATTTGGAATGAGAACTACCACGACTGGAGTATCCTACGTGCACCTTTCGAAGTAGGGGCTCCGGGAAGTAGAATTGTCATTACAACTCGTAACCGAGGAGTTTCATCAATGATGGGTACCATTCAAGCTTATTGTTTGCATGTGTTATCAAATGATGCTTGTTTATCTATATTTACCCGACATGCATTCGGGGCAGGAGACTTCATTACACATCCAAATCTTAAAGATATTGGTGAGAAAATTGTGATAAGGTGCAAAGGCTTGCCTTTGGCAGCAAAATCTTTTGGAGGGCTTTTACGCTTCAAGGAGAATCCTGGTGAGTGGAAAGAagtattgaataaaaatatatgggaTATACCAAAGGAGAGAAGTGGAATTGTTCCAACTCTTATGTTCAGCTACTACCATCTCCCTGCACATTTGAAGAGATGCTTTGCCTACTGTTCAATATTTCCGAAGGACTATGAATTTAAGGAGCAACAGTTGGTTCTGTTATGGATGGCAGAGGGTTTAATTCAGCCACAAGAAGGGGAAAAGGAAATGGAAGATTTAGGTAAagagtattttcaaaatctattgTCAAGGTCATTTTTCCAACAATCAAACTATGACTCCTCAATATTTTTAATGCATGACTTCATCAACGATTTGGCTCAATTAGTTGCAGGAGACATATTCTTTAGAATGGAGGAAAGATTTGGGGTTAGTAAGCAaaggaaaatttataaaatggctCGACATTCATCTCAACAAGGTGGTGGCACTAAACAGTTTGAGGCCTTTTCAGAACTTACATGTTTACGTACATTCATAGCATTTAAGCTTCCACAAAGTGCTGGTTGCTTGGCTCCTGAGGATCCTCTTCAACTGTTGTCAAAATTACAATGCCTAAGGGTGCTCTCTTTAAGTGGGTACGGCATCTATAAGCTTCCAAATTCAATTGGAGATCTAAGACATCTACGATATCTTGACCTCTCTGACACTCCAATCACAAGCATGCCTGAATCAATAACCACTCTCTACAACTTACAAACATTGATATTGGAGCAATGCCCTTATCTAAAGAAACTACCTTCAACTTTTGAGAACCTTGTCAACTTGCGCCACCTCAATATTCTAAATACATTCTCATTGGAAGAAATGCCTCCACAAATCAGTAAATTGACATGTCTGCGAACACTGTCTCATCTAGTTGTGGGAGAAACAAGTTGCTCTGGAGTAAAGGAGTTGAGGCCTTTATTGCATCTTCAAGGGACACTCTGTATTTCAAGATTGGAGAATGTGATTGAACCTCGGGATGCAAGGGACGCTAAGTTAATTGAAAAGTCTGGCCTTGATGGCTTGTTATTGGAATGGAGTGACAACTTGAACGAGTCAAAAGACAGAACAAGTGAATTAGATATACTTAGCATGCTACACCCTGGAGGCACTTTGAAAGAGCTCATTATCAGATGCTATGGTGGTGCAAGATTTCCATCTTGGTTACGATATTCCTCATTTCCTAATATGGTGCTCCTAAGGattgaaaattgtaaaaaatgcACATCATTGCCACCAATTGGGCAATTACCATCACTCAAAGACCTTTCGATTGAAGGCATGGATAGCGTGAAGAATATAGGTGCGGAGTTTTATGGGGAAAATTGCCACCAAACTTTTAGATCCTTGGTGACACTGTATTTCAAGGGGATGGGAGAATGGGAGAACTGGATTTCTTATGGAGAATTCCCACACCTGCAAAAGCTTTTTATAGGAGATTGTCCCAAGCTTTTGGGAAAGTTACCTAACCACCTTCCCTTACTAGAGAAAGTTGTGATATATGGATGTTGGCAGTTGGTAGTTTCGATTTCAAGCTTTCCTGAGCTCTGCCAGGTTGAGATTGAGAGATCCAAAGGAGTGGTGCGTGGAGGTAAGGTTAACttcaaatcattaaatttcaTGTCTGTTTCTACAATTTCAGAATTCACTTCTCGAATAAAAGGGTCTGATATGGATGGGCTGACAATGGTAGAGAATTTAGCCATTTTCAAGTGCAAGGAGTTGGCACATTTGTGGACAGATGATGTGGGATCACTGCCACAGCTCCCATGTCTTCGTGTTTTGAAGCTTGAGGGTTGTACCAAACTAGTTTCTTTGGTGGCAGAAAAAGTAGAAGAGCAGCTGCAACTTGGAATGCCATCAATGGTCAGAGAAATCAAGATCCAGAATTGCATTGTCCTAGAATCCTTACCCAAGGCAATGATGTACAATAACACATGTCTGGAGTACATTCAAATTGTAAAATGCGATTCCCTATTGTACTTTGCAAAAGTCCAGCTACCCCCAACTCTAAAGCGGCTAGAGATAATACATTGCAAGAATATGCTGGTTTTGCTTAATGGGGATAACACTAATTGCAGCAGCAACACCTCTCTTCTTGAGTACTTGTATATTGAAAATTGTCCATCCCTTAAATCCTTGACCTCAAGCGGAGAATTACCTGTAAGACTTAAACAATTAAGTATTCGCTATTGTCAAAAGTTGGAGACAATTGCAAAGAGGTTTGAGCACAACTCATTTCTTGAAATCATTAGAATCTCAAGTTGTGAAAGCCTCGTATCATTACCGACAGGAATACTCAGCCTCTGCCATATAGATGAGattgatatttgtaattgtgcAACTCTTGTTTGCTTTCCAGAGGAAGAGTTGCTCACTGCCAACCTGAGATTGCTTCAAATTTCTGGCTGTGAGAAAATGCAGGCCTTACCCAATTGCATACACCGCCTCGCCTCTCTTCAAGAATTGCAAATAAAGGCATGTCCAGGAATTCTGTTCTTTCCGGAAGAAGGATTTCCCATCAACCTAAGATCACTTGTGATATCTGATCTCAACATCACTGAGGCCTTGTTTGAGTGGGGGTTGCATCGGCTTACATCTCTTAGCCGACTTGTCATTAGTGGTGGATGTCAGCACCTGACGTCCTTTCCAGAGAAGAAACTGCCAGCTGACTCTCTAACCAACCTCACCATTGAACGCTTCCCGAACCTGGAAACCCTGTCTTCCGAAGGCTTTAGAAGCCTCACCTCTCTTGAGCAGCTACGTATTGAAGAGTGCGGAAAGCTCACATCAATTCCTGAGGATGGCCTGCCCTTCTCACTCTTGAAACTTATTATCTATAAGTGCGAGAAGCTCACGTCCTTCCCCGAGAATGGACTGCCTCTCTCACTCCAGCAACTTTCTATTAACAGATGTCCACTGCTAACTCTGCAAGGAAGAAATCCCTTTGATGAAAACTGA